In one window of Deltaproteobacteria bacterium DNA:
- a CDS encoding transcriptional repressor codes for MKLQTRTGPLALKKLEEQCRQKGLPLTIQRRVIFEFLVNHQDHPTADDIFQEVQDKLPGVSRATVYRVLETLVGMGLAHRINHPDAAVRFDPMTHRHHHLVCESCGQVQDWEDDALSTLVFPNTRREGFKISDYSIYFNGMCDRCQSKK; via the coding sequence ATGAAGTTGCAAACAAGGACTGGCCCATTGGCCCTAAAAAAATTGGAAGAACAGTGTCGGCAGAAGGGCTTACCCTTAACCATACAACGCCGTGTGATCTTTGAATTTTTAGTGAATCACCAAGACCACCCCACCGCCGATGACATCTTTCAGGAGGTACAAGATAAACTCCCGGGGGTTTCTCGCGCCACGGTTTATCGAGTCTTGGAAACCTTGGTGGGTATGGGCTTGGCCCATAGGATTAATCATCCCGATGCGGCGGTGCGCTTTGACCCCATGACCCATCGCCATCATCACCTCGTATGCGAAAGTTGTGGGCAAGTGCAGGATTGGGAAGATGATGCTCTCAGCACCTTGGTTTTTCCCAACACGCGGCGGGAGGGTTTTAAAATTTCAGATTATTCAATTTATTTTAACGGAATGTGTGATCGTTGTCAGAGCAAAAAATAG
- a CDS encoding DNA starvation/stationary phase protection protein — MKPNIGISEENQRGVVAILNTLLSDEYVLYTKTRNFHWNVTGMQFNDLHKFFESQYDALAEVVDEVAERVRAIGGVALGSMAEFVKNTRLKEVPGQSISARDMLASLLADHETVIRHLRVDLKACADQYGDAGTNDFLTGLMEKHEKMAWMLRSFSD, encoded by the coding sequence ATGAAACCAAATATAGGAATTTCAGAAGAAAACCAGCGAGGAGTCGTAGCGATTTTGAACACCTTACTTTCTGATGAGTATGTCCTCTATACCAAAACGAGGAACTTTCACTGGAATGTCACCGGGATGCAATTTAACGATCTGCATAAATTTTTTGAATCCCAATATGACGCTTTGGCCGAAGTCGTTGATGAAGTTGCCGAACGAGTTCGCGCTATAGGTGGTGTAGCATTAGGCTCTATGGCCGAGTTTGTCAAAAATACCCGGTTAAAAGAGGTTCCAGGTCAATCAATTTCGGCTCGAGATATGTTGGCGTCGTTGCTCGCCGATCATGAGACTGTCATTCGTCATTTACGCGTGGATTTGAAGGCTTGTGCCGATCAATATGGTGATGCTGGAACTAACGATTTTCTCACCGGGTTGATGGAAAAACACGAAAAAATGGCTTGGATGCTGAGATCCTTCTCTGATTGA
- the ilvD gene encoding dihydroxy-acid dehydratase, producing MPPKLNRYSSHITENRDQPAAQAMLYGIGLTSEDLHKPFVGIASTGYEGNTCNMHLNDLAKVVKQGCQEAGLVGLIFHSIGVSDGISMGTDGMNFSLQSREIIADSIETVMAAHWYDANISVVGCDKNMPGSVIAMGRLNRPSIMVYGGTISPGHFHDKVLDIVSAFEGLGEFVAGKIDQKELTGILQHACPGAGACGGMYTANTMASAIETLGMSLPYSSSYPATSQEKKDECRRAGAAVLNLLEKDITPKMIMTKAAFENAMTIIMALGGSTNAVLHLIAMAKSVGVKLVLEDFQRVSDKTPFIADLKPSGKYVMEDLCKVGGVPAVLKLLLKEGFLHGDCLTCTGKTLAENLEASPDLSRGQKIIVPLNDPIKKTGHIQILYGNVAKEGAVAKITGKEGTSFTGRAKVFDSEEDAIAALEAKKIQKGDVIVIRYEGPQGGPGMSEMLKVTAVVMGAGLGKDVALITDGRFSGGTHGFVVGHITPEAQVGGVLAVLEDGDEITIDATKRVLNVTLSDQILAERFKKWQAPALKATQGTLYKFIKNVSSASTGCVTDGSGDHK from the coding sequence ATGCCCCCAAAACTTAATCGCTATAGTTCTCACATTACCGAAAATCGTGATCAGCCGGCTGCGCAGGCCATGCTTTATGGCATAGGCCTCACTAGCGAAGATTTACACAAACCTTTTGTGGGGATTGCCAGTACCGGTTACGAAGGTAACACTTGCAATATGCATTTAAACGACCTTGCCAAGGTGGTTAAACAAGGTTGTCAAGAGGCGGGTTTGGTGGGGCTTATTTTTCATTCCATTGGCGTGAGTGATGGCATCTCGATGGGGACCGATGGGATGAATTTTTCGCTGCAAAGTCGTGAGATTATTGCAGACTCGATTGAAACCGTGATGGCCGCCCATTGGTACGACGCCAATATTTCAGTGGTGGGTTGCGATAAAAATATGCCAGGTTCGGTGATTGCGATGGGCCGGCTCAACCGCCCCAGTATTATGGTATATGGCGGCACGATCAGCCCAGGGCATTTTCACGACAAAGTTTTAGATATTGTTTCGGCTTTTGAGGGCTTAGGCGAATTTGTGGCCGGCAAAATTGATCAAAAAGAACTTACCGGGATTTTGCAACATGCCTGCCCGGGGGCAGGGGCCTGCGGCGGCATGTACACGGCTAATACTATGGCAAGCGCCATCGAAACTTTGGGGATGAGTTTGCCTTATAGTTCTTCTTATCCCGCCACCAGTCAGGAAAAAAAGGATGAATGTCGGAGGGCAGGCGCAGCCGTGCTTAATCTTTTGGAAAAAGATATTACTCCAAAAATGATCATGACAAAGGCGGCCTTTGAAAATGCGATGACCATTATTATGGCGCTCGGAGGTTCTACCAATGCGGTGTTGCATCTAATTGCCATGGCAAAATCAGTGGGAGTGAAGTTAGTTTTGGAAGATTTCCAACGCGTCAGCGACAAAACGCCCTTTATTGCCGATCTTAAGCCTAGCGGGAAATATGTGATGGAAGATCTTTGCAAAGTAGGGGGTGTGCCGGCGGTCCTTAAATTATTATTAAAAGAGGGGTTTTTGCACGGGGACTGCCTCACTTGCACCGGCAAAACATTGGCTGAAAATCTAGAAGCCTCGCCCGATCTTAGCCGTGGGCAAAAGATTATTGTGCCGTTGAACGACCCCATCAAAAAAACTGGGCATATTCAAATTCTCTATGGCAATGTTGCAAAAGAAGGTGCAGTGGCAAAAATTACGGGCAAAGAGGGGACATCTTTTACGGGTCGTGCCAAAGTATTTGATAGTGAAGAAGATGCCATTGCTGCCCTCGAAGCCAAAAAAATTCAAAAGGGCGATGTGATTGTGATTCGTTATGAAGGCCCTCAAGGTGGCCCAGGCATGAGCGAAATGCTTAAAGTGACGGCGGTGGTGATGGGGGCTGGCCTGGGGAAAGACGTGGCTTTGATTACCGATGGTCGTTTTTCAGGTGGAACGCACGGTTTTGTGGTGGGGCATATTACCCCGGAGGCTCAAGTAGGTGGCGTGTTGGCGGTTCTGGAAGATGGCGACGAAATTACTATTGATGCAACGAAGCGGGTGCTCAATGTGACACTATCCGATCAAATTTTAGCCGAGCGTTTCAAAAAATGGCAAGCTCCAGCGCTCAAGGCGACCCAAGGTACTTTGTATAAATTTATTAAGAACGTTTCTTCAGCCTCAACAGGGTGTGTGACAGATGGGAGTGGGGATCATAAATAA